One window of the Thermasporomyces composti genome contains the following:
- a CDS encoding ABC transporter ATP-binding protein, whose product MTETTSTSPPTSTSTGEWLLQARGVTMRFGGLTAVDNVDFGVREQEIVGLIGPNGAGKTTFFNCLTGMYRPTSGQVLFRGRRLPPKPQAVTRAGVARTFQNIRLFNNMTALENVMVGRYCRTKSGAISAILRGPRFHREERETRERAYELLDFVGLRRAADHLARNLPYGDQRRLEIARALATDPSLLLLDEPTAGMNPQETREATDLIFRIRERGLAVVVIEHDMRFIFGVCDRVVCLVRGRVLSEGTPTQVQTDPRVVEAYIGGSEASAEEDSPAADKAAQPTEEAPLGGEES is encoded by the coding sequence ATGACGGAGACGACCTCGACGAGCCCACCCACGTCGACCTCGACCGGTGAGTGGCTGCTGCAGGCGCGTGGTGTGACCATGCGCTTCGGTGGCCTCACCGCGGTCGACAACGTCGACTTCGGTGTGCGTGAGCAGGAGATCGTCGGACTCATCGGCCCCAACGGCGCTGGGAAGACGACGTTCTTCAACTGCCTCACCGGGATGTACCGGCCCACGTCAGGCCAGGTGCTGTTCCGCGGCCGGCGGCTGCCGCCGAAGCCTCAGGCCGTGACGCGGGCGGGTGTGGCCCGGACCTTCCAGAACATCCGGCTCTTCAACAACATGACCGCCCTGGAAAACGTCATGGTCGGTCGTTACTGCCGGACCAAGAGCGGCGCCATCTCGGCGATCCTGCGCGGCCCGCGCTTCCACCGCGAGGAGCGCGAGACCCGTGAGCGGGCCTATGAGCTGCTCGACTTCGTGGGGTTGCGCCGCGCCGCCGACCACCTCGCCCGCAACCTTCCCTACGGTGACCAGCGGCGTCTGGAGATCGCTCGGGCGTTGGCCACCGACCCGTCGCTGCTGCTGCTCGATGAGCCGACAGCCGGGATGAACCCCCAGGAGACCCGAGAGGCCACCGACCTCATCTTCCGTATCCGTGAGCGAGGTCTGGCGGTGGTCGTCATCGAGCACGACATGCGCTTCATCTTCGGTGTCTGTGATCGGGTGGTGTGCTTGGTACGAGGAAGGGTCCTGTCGGAGGGCACGCCGACGCAGGTGCAGACCGACCCCAGGGTGGTGGAGGCCTACATCGGCGGCAGCGAGGCCTCGGCGGAGGAGGACTCTCCGGCGGCGGACAAGGCCGCACAGCCGACGGAGGAGGCGCCGTTGGGGGGTGAGGAGTCATGA
- a CDS encoding DUF554 domain-containing protein, whose amino-acid sequence MFPGFGTVLNVITVLVGTGIGVAVGHRLPQRTRDVVTDALGLVTLLIAASLVLDVRDPALTAAVGSSAPVLLVLGALVVGGVIGSLSRIEDRLAGLAAWLQGRLAWSGSAERRRFVDGFVTSSLVFCVGPLAVLGSISDGLGKGSEQLALKAVLDGFASIAFAASFGWGVAVAAGTVFVVQGGLTLLGAVLGEFLADAQVVALSATGGLLLAGVGIRLLRLKQLPVGDMLPALVVAPLLTALVAGLR is encoded by the coding sequence GTGTTTCCTGGGTTCGGAACCGTCCTCAACGTGATCACCGTCCTCGTGGGCACCGGGATCGGTGTCGCGGTGGGGCACCGCCTCCCCCAGCGGACTCGCGACGTCGTGACCGACGCGCTCGGCCTGGTGACCTTGCTCATCGCGGCGTCACTGGTGCTCGACGTCCGTGACCCAGCGTTGACCGCGGCGGTCGGTTCGAGCGCTCCGGTCCTCCTGGTGCTCGGGGCGCTCGTCGTCGGCGGTGTCATCGGATCGCTGTCCAGGATCGAGGACCGGCTGGCCGGCCTGGCCGCCTGGCTGCAAGGCCGCCTCGCCTGGTCCGGCTCCGCGGAGCGTCGTCGGTTCGTCGATGGATTCGTCACCTCCTCGCTGGTCTTCTGCGTCGGTCCCCTTGCGGTCCTCGGATCGATCTCCGACGGGCTGGGGAAGGGCTCCGAGCAGCTCGCGCTCAAGGCGGTGCTCGACGGCTTCGCGTCGATCGCTTTCGCCGCGTCGTTCGGCTGGGGGGTGGCGGTGGCCGCCGGGACCGTGTTCGTCGTCCAGGGCGGTCTCACCCTTCTCGGCGCCGTCCTCGGGGAGTTCCTCGCCGATGCCCAGGTGGTGGCGCTCAGCGCCACCGGTGGCTTGTTGCTCGCCGGGGTGGGTATCCGCCTCCTGCGACTCAAGCAGCTCCCCGTGGGGGACATGCTGCCCGCGCTCGTCGTCGCCCCCCTGCTTACCGCGCTCGTGGCGGGCTTGCGCTGA
- a CDS encoding GNAT family N-acetyltransferase, whose amino-acid sequence MRCQTKRLLIRDFVETDREAVRGWRTDPEVMRYLDQPLGTDPDAWFDAVLRYAERQPRVAHDAAIVLRETGEVIGWIGIAHSPDLIAGEMVVGYALKRSHWGKGYMTEALVAVLEYGFTKLGARTIRAQYYVANPASARVMEKAGMKPAGLAVSADPSLGESRSYVARRGEWRPPGRRRLGLVVVLVLIALIAVPTAVGPLLSYLDRPRVPDDPRLLPWRPRGDLIGDREFLDQAERVWRQQAERAGPGRLGKVHPLWAGTIGAGRVALLQAVGDDGQGYVAQVAEHEQPAVLRVDRQERFGKTLPSVLVVNYDGNVDIPMLRPGRGAALLRLLVPPADREPDATSSPTLTDRADAAPLSRDTSSASQLGPDHPDGLRVWRRVHDTRNVYDDSGWEHLQLEGAGLTETWLHLDSRAPSGSVLVLARPASGGSETVTTVVAHPSHLVTREPETALADPTWGPLGAVDLAVYEDAQAVLATANARHQAALLAASADSLGRLAVVEVRTARQTQVGLVAWEGSRVGCVATRPYRDLDRRSVVALGCTRPGSRLVAVAVVARPGVEKLSIREVTGGATPLTLEPPVLRRLTVSDAPREDVVVTAIRADGSAIDTDTLRISASPPRAR is encoded by the coding sequence ATGCGGTGCCAGACCAAGCGCCTGCTCATCCGCGACTTCGTCGAGACGGACCGGGAGGCGGTCCGCGGATGGCGCACCGATCCGGAGGTCATGCGCTACCTCGACCAGCCGCTTGGCACCGACCCTGACGCGTGGTTCGACGCCGTCCTCCGGTACGCCGAGCGGCAGCCGCGCGTGGCGCACGACGCGGCCATCGTCCTGCGCGAGACCGGCGAGGTGATCGGCTGGATCGGCATCGCGCACTCACCGGACCTGATCGCCGGCGAGATGGTGGTGGGCTACGCGCTGAAGCGCTCGCACTGGGGCAAGGGCTACATGACCGAGGCCCTGGTCGCCGTCCTCGAGTACGGGTTCACCAAGCTCGGCGCGCGCACGATCCGAGCGCAGTACTACGTGGCCAACCCGGCCTCGGCGCGCGTCATGGAGAAGGCGGGGATGAAGCCCGCTGGCCTAGCCGTGTCTGCGGATCCATCGCTCGGGGAGAGCCGCAGCTACGTCGCACGGCGAGGGGAGTGGCGACCTCCCGGCCGCCGCCGCCTCGGTCTGGTCGTCGTCCTGGTGCTCATCGCTCTGATCGCGGTGCCCACGGCCGTGGGCCCTCTCCTGTCGTACCTGGACCGACCGCGGGTCCCCGACGACCCTCGGCTGCTGCCCTGGCGTCCGCGCGGTGACCTCATCGGGGACCGAGAGTTCCTCGACCAGGCCGAGCGGGTGTGGCGGCAACAGGCCGAACGAGCGGGTCCAGGCCGGTTGGGCAAAGTCCACCCGCTCTGGGCAGGCACGATCGGAGCCGGACGGGTCGCGCTCTTGCAGGCCGTCGGCGATGACGGGCAGGGCTACGTCGCGCAGGTCGCCGAACACGAGCAACCCGCGGTGCTCCGGGTCGACAGGCAGGAGAGGTTCGGGAAGACCCTGCCGTCGGTGCTCGTCGTCAACTACGACGGCAACGTCGACATCCCGATGCTGCGACCCGGTCGGGGCGCAGCTTTGCTGCGACTCCTGGTCCCGCCCGCGGACCGGGAGCCGGACGCCACCTCGTCGCCCACCCTCACCGATCGAGCCGATGCCGCCCCGTTGAGCCGCGACACGTCGTCGGCATCCCAGCTGGGCCCGGACCATCCGGACGGGCTTCGAGTGTGGCGACGCGTCCACGACACTCGGAACGTCTACGACGATTCCGGGTGGGAGCACCTGCAGCTGGAGGGGGCCGGGCTCACCGAGACGTGGCTGCACCTGGACAGCCGAGCGCCGTCCGGCAGCGTCCTGGTGTTGGCCCGGCCGGCGTCAGGAGGCTCGGAGACGGTCACCACGGTCGTCGCCCACCCCTCCCACCTCGTGACCCGAGAACCCGAGACCGCCCTGGCCGATCCGACGTGGGGACCGCTCGGCGCGGTCGACCTCGCGGTGTACGAGGACGCCCAGGCGGTCCTCGCGACGGCGAACGCTCGCCATCAGGCGGCGCTCTTGGCCGCCTCGGCTGACAGCCTTGGTCGCTTGGCCGTCGTGGAGGTGCGCACCGCTCGCCAGACGCAGGTGGGGCTCGTGGCCTGGGAGGGCTCTCGCGTCGGCTGCGTCGCGACCCGCCCCTACCGTGACCTCGACCGGCGATCGGTGGTGGCGCTCGGCTGCACGAGGCCGGGGTCGCGACTCGTCGCTGTGGCGGTCGTCGCCCGACCCGGCGTGGAGAAGCTGAGCATTCGGGAGGTGACCGGAGGCGCTACCCCTCTCACGCTCGAACCGCCCGTGCTGCGCCGGCTCACCGTGAGCGACGCGCCGAGGGAGGACGTGGTCGTCACCGCGATCCGGGCTGACGGTTCTGCGATCGACACGGACACACTGCGGATCAGCGCAAGCCCGCCACGAGCGCGGTAA
- a CDS encoding ABC transporter ATP-binding protein — MSAALEVRDLVVAYGKIRAVKGISFTVNHGEIVTLIGTNGAGKTTTLRTISGLVPVESGEIYFQGERIDGVPAHQIVERGLAHAPEGRRIFPRMTVEENLLLGAYSRRDSGISTDLERVYTLFPVLAERRRQAAGTFSGGEQQMLAIGRALMSRPKLLMLDEPSMGLSPMMMRRIMSTIRELKEQGTTILLVEQNAQAALELADRGYVLEVGRIVLSDTGHNLLGNEQVRKAYLGED; from the coding sequence ATGAGCGCGGCCTTGGAAGTGCGCGACCTCGTCGTCGCCTACGGCAAGATCCGAGCGGTCAAGGGCATCTCGTTCACCGTCAACCACGGTGAGATCGTCACGCTCATCGGCACGAACGGCGCCGGCAAGACCACGACGTTGCGCACGATCTCCGGGCTCGTTCCCGTCGAGTCGGGCGAGATCTACTTCCAGGGCGAACGAATCGACGGGGTTCCCGCACACCAGATCGTCGAGCGCGGTCTGGCCCACGCGCCGGAGGGGCGACGAATCTTCCCCCGGATGACGGTCGAGGAGAACCTCCTGCTCGGTGCGTACTCGCGGCGTGACAGCGGCATCAGCACCGACCTGGAACGCGTCTACACCTTGTTCCCCGTCCTGGCCGAGCGGCGGCGGCAGGCGGCCGGCACCTTCTCCGGTGGGGAGCAGCAGATGCTGGCCATCGGCCGGGCGCTCATGTCGCGGCCGAAGCTCCTCATGCTCGATGAGCCGTCCATGGGGCTGTCCCCGATGATGATGCGGCGCATCATGTCCACCATCCGGGAGCTGAAGGAGCAGGGCACCACCATCCTCCTGGTCGAGCAGAACGCCCAAGCGGCTCTGGAGTTGGCCGACCGGGGTTATGTCTTGGAGGTCGGGCGGATCGTGCTGTCGGACACCGGCCACAATCTGCTCGGCAACGAACAGGTCCGCAAGGCCTACCTCGGCGAGGACTAG
- a CDS encoding branched-chain amino acid ABC transporter permease translates to MNAAQRLVGAAGIRPAWAWPVAIAGSLLTLLGTQLPWTYDPDILGDLTIAFWPAGPQVYTLAFALLALAFLVAERGPLARRLGRVLRGGAGPVRAATLFAALVVWLTLVAIAIELGGFLNVDPGGWVSGVGAVVAHLGARALPASEVPTLSWRMPGWADVLVLAATFGAALWATAYALGTSDPWIFFLFLLTVAGIVVVGQRAGVVEWVSEIAVRRRRVMLLSAFITAFVFPLTQDGSDANMSIAAQILIFAATALGLNIVVGLAGLLDLGYIAFLGAGAYVGALLSASAFSTIDWTPPFIVVVIIGSVVAAIAGVIIGSPTLRVSGDYLAIVTLAFGEIFRIGMNNLDGTNGPKITNGPNGIPGIPDLVLFGFDFGEPHVVFGVTLTRFANYYFLLLLVIAVVILVFARLNNSRIGRGWIAIREDERAAEAMGINTFALKLLAFAGGAALAGFAGTVKAHLDVAASPDQFVFLESAFLVSAVVLGGMGTIGGVLLGATILKLLPEKLRFFSDYRLLFFGLLLVVMMRFRPEGLIASRRRQLEFHEEDTELAAQVDAEVVKVGAR, encoded by the coding sequence ATGAACGCCGCACAGCGTCTCGTGGGAGCCGCAGGCATCCGGCCGGCGTGGGCCTGGCCGGTCGCGATCGCCGGCAGTCTGCTGACCCTGCTGGGGACGCAACTCCCGTGGACGTACGACCCCGACATCCTCGGGGACCTCACCATCGCCTTCTGGCCGGCGGGCCCCCAGGTCTACACGCTCGCCTTCGCGCTCCTCGCGCTCGCCTTCCTCGTCGCGGAGCGTGGACCGCTCGCCCGTCGGCTGGGACGAGTCCTGCGGGGAGGCGCGGGGCCGGTCCGCGCCGCCACGCTCTTCGCCGCACTTGTCGTCTGGCTCACGCTGGTCGCGATCGCGATCGAGCTCGGCGGCTTCCTCAACGTCGATCCAGGCGGCTGGGTGAGCGGCGTCGGCGCGGTCGTCGCGCACCTCGGGGCTCGTGCCCTACCCGCCTCCGAAGTTCCGACGTTGAGTTGGCGGATGCCGGGTTGGGCGGACGTGCTGGTCCTCGCGGCGACGTTTGGGGCGGCATTGTGGGCCACCGCCTACGCCCTGGGAACCAGCGACCCCTGGATCTTCTTCCTCTTCCTGCTCACCGTCGCAGGAATCGTGGTCGTCGGACAGCGGGCCGGTGTCGTCGAGTGGGTGAGCGAGATCGCCGTGCGGCGGCGTCGGGTCATGCTGCTGTCCGCGTTCATCACCGCGTTCGTCTTCCCGCTCACCCAGGACGGCAGCGACGCCAACATGTCGATCGCGGCGCAAATACTGATCTTTGCGGCGACGGCCTTGGGCCTCAATATCGTTGTTGGCCTGGCCGGGCTCTTGGACCTGGGTTACATCGCCTTCCTGGGCGCCGGAGCCTACGTGGGTGCGCTCCTGTCAGCCTCGGCGTTCTCCACCATCGACTGGACGCCGCCCTTCATCGTGGTGGTGATCATCGGTTCGGTGGTGGCGGCCATCGCGGGAGTCATCATCGGCAGCCCCACCCTTCGGGTCAGCGGCGACTACCTCGCGATCGTGACGTTGGCGTTCGGGGAGATCTTCCGGATCGGGATGAACAACCTCGACGGCACCAACGGGCCGAAGATCACCAACGGGCCCAACGGGATTCCGGGAATCCCGGACCTGGTGCTGTTCGGGTTCGACTTCGGTGAACCACACGTCGTCTTCGGTGTCACGCTCACCCGGTTCGCCAACTACTACTTCCTCCTCCTGCTCGTCATCGCGGTGGTGATCCTGGTCTTCGCGCGGCTCAACAACTCCCGGATCGGACGCGGTTGGATCGCCATCCGGGAGGACGAGCGTGCCGCCGAGGCGATGGGCATCAACACCTTCGCGCTCAAGCTCCTCGCCTTCGCCGGAGGTGCCGCCCTCGCCGGCTTCGCCGGCACGGTCAAGGCCCACCTCGACGTGGCCGCCTCGCCCGACCAGTTCGTCTTCCTCGAGTCGGCGTTCCTGGTCTCCGCGGTCGTCCTCGGCGGCATGGGAACGATCGGCGGAGTGCTGTTGGGCGCGACGATCCTGAAGCTGCTGCCGGAGAAGCTTCGCTTCTTCTCGGACTACCGGCTGCTGTTCTTCGGCCTGCTGTTGGTGGTGATGATGAGGTTCCGTCCCGAGGGATTGATCGCCAGCCGCCGACGTCAGCTGGAGTTCCACGAGGAGGACACCGAGCTCGCCGCACAGGTGGACGCCGAGGTGGTGAAGGTAGGCGCGCGATGA